A single region of the Nocardioides aquaticus genome encodes:
- a CDS encoding MOSC domain-containing protein: protein MDVPSARVVGIWRYPVKSMGGGPVDEVRLGPRGVVGDRLWAVRDLEDGRVATARRLPALLACRARFVGEPPADVGPGHPWPVVITLPDGAEVGSADPRVHGALTEVLGRPSRLEPLPPLTDRRAHRGGLRTAAAIRAELGLDPDEPLPDPSFLDARTLARLAVWSTPPGTFADVAGLHLLTTTSLATLAAAGVDADVRRFRPTALLESATGSGEGFPERAWVDHDLALGAARVSVTMPTIRCVVPGHAQADGVAEDRGVSRAVAREAGRFLGVYAEVRAEGTLRVGDEVTSRGRTPVPLAARVAGPVVRRVARPALRLGARLLP, encoded by the coding sequence ATGGACGTCCCCTCCGCGCGCGTCGTCGGCATCTGGCGCTATCCGGTGAAGTCGATGGGCGGCGGGCCGGTCGACGAGGTGCGCCTCGGCCCGCGCGGCGTCGTGGGCGACCGGTTGTGGGCGGTGCGCGACCTGGAGGACGGCCGGGTGGCGACCGCGCGGCGACTGCCGGCACTGCTGGCCTGCCGCGCCCGCTTCGTGGGCGAGCCCCCGGCCGACGTCGGGCCCGGTCACCCCTGGCCGGTCGTGATCACGCTCCCCGACGGTGCCGAGGTCGGCAGCGCCGACCCCCGGGTCCATGGCGCGCTCACCGAGGTCCTCGGCCGACCCAGCCGGCTCGAACCGCTACCGCCGCTCACCGACCGGCGCGCCCACCGCGGCGGGCTGCGGACCGCCGCGGCGATCCGTGCCGAGCTCGGGCTGGACCCCGACGAGCCGCTGCCGGACCCGTCGTTCCTCGACGCCCGGACGCTGGCGCGGCTCGCGGTGTGGAGCACGCCGCCGGGCACCTTCGCCGATGTGGCAGGGCTGCACCTGCTGACCACCACCAGCCTGGCCACGCTCGCGGCGGCGGGGGTCGACGCCGACGTCCGGCGCTTCCGACCGACCGCGCTGCTGGAGTCTGCCACCGGCTCCGGGGAGGGGTTCCCCGAGCGGGCGTGGGTGGACCACGACCTCGCGCTCGGAGCCGCCCGGGTGTCGGTGACGATGCCGACCATCCGCTGCGTGGTGCCCGGGCACGCCCAGGCCGACGGGGTCGCCGAGGACCGCGGGGTCAGCCGCGCGGTCGCTCGCGAGGCGGGCCGGTTCCTCGGCGTCTACGCCGAGGTGCGCGCTGAAGGCACGCTGCGGGTCGGCGACGAGGTCACCTCGCGGGGCCGGACCCCGGTGCCGCTGGCGGCGCGGGTGGCCGGGCCCGTCGTACGACGGGTCGCCCGGCCGGCGCTGCGCCTGGGCGCCCGGCTGCTGCCCTGA
- a CDS encoding TspO/MBR family protein: MSPSTSAPRTAPRPASPRSLLALLGFLAAVAVAAGLGGLAAGSAGSEYARLAQPAFAPPSSVFGPVWTVLYVMIAVAGWLVWRRVGWGRATTAWAVQLVLNAAWTPLFFGAGLYGVALVEIVVLLVAIVVTVALFLPRSRPAAWLMVPYLAWVLFATALNASMWWLNR, from the coding sequence GTGAGCCCGTCGACCTCCGCCCCCCGCACCGCGCCCCGCCCGGCCAGCCCCCGCTCCCTGCTCGCCCTGCTCGGGTTCCTGGCCGCCGTCGCGGTGGCCGCGGGCCTCGGCGGGCTCGCCGCCGGGTCGGCGGGCTCGGAGTACGCCCGCCTCGCCCAGCCGGCCTTCGCGCCGCCGTCCTCGGTCTTCGGGCCGGTGTGGACGGTGCTCTACGTGATGATCGCGGTGGCCGGCTGGCTGGTCTGGCGCCGCGTCGGGTGGGGCCGCGCCACGACCGCCTGGGCGGTGCAGCTGGTGCTGAACGCCGCCTGGACGCCGCTGTTCTTCGGCGCCGGCCTCTACGGCGTCGCGCTGGTCGAGATCGTCGTGCTGCTGGTCGCGATCGTGGTCACCGTGGCGCTGTTCCTGCCGCGCAGCCGCCCGGCGGCCTGGCTGATGGTCCCCTACCTCGCCTGGGTCCTGTTCGCGACCGCGCTGAACGCCTCGATGTGGTGGCTCAACCGCTGA
- a CDS encoding LysR family transcriptional regulator codes for MLSLHQLTCFLATYEHGSLTAAADELGYAQPSVSEQVRALEKTLGVQLFRRVGRGVVPTTVADTLRPHAEQVLAAVDEARRAVQRARTLQTGTIRFGMFGTARLYAGADLVADVLERHPGVRVELVGQNSSDVFEDLRRGRIEAAMIAVPGLTGEGMTVTPVARDELVYVSADPERLTSPVTAQRLARASLVMPETTWRAEDSTRIVLRQMLHETGRNPTTRIEVEDVETAVELAGRGLADTIIPRGAVDQLLPRLAPDAGFVSLRPRQYDTLAIVHRAGAVLSPAAQLMIELATARIRSIAEPVAPR; via the coding sequence GTGCTCTCGCTGCATCAGCTCACCTGCTTCCTCGCCACCTACGAGCACGGCTCCCTGACGGCCGCCGCCGACGAGCTCGGCTACGCCCAGCCGTCGGTGTCCGAGCAGGTCAGGGCCCTGGAGAAGACGCTCGGGGTGCAGCTGTTCCGCCGGGTCGGGCGGGGTGTGGTGCCGACCACGGTGGCCGACACGCTGCGCCCCCACGCCGAGCAGGTGCTGGCCGCCGTCGACGAGGCGCGCCGCGCGGTCCAGCGCGCCCGCACCCTGCAGACCGGCACCATCCGGTTCGGCATGTTCGGCACCGCCCGCCTCTACGCCGGCGCCGACCTGGTCGCCGACGTCCTCGAGCGGCACCCGGGGGTGCGCGTCGAGCTGGTCGGGCAGAACTCCTCCGACGTCTTCGAGGACCTGCGCCGCGGTCGGATCGAGGCCGCGATGATCGCGGTGCCCGGGCTCACCGGCGAGGGCATGACGGTCACCCCGGTCGCCCGCGACGAGCTGGTCTACGTCAGCGCCGACCCCGAGCGGCTCACCAGCCCGGTCACCGCACAGCGCCTGGCGCGAGCCTCCCTGGTGATGCCCGAGACGACCTGGCGCGCGGAGGACTCCACGCGGATCGTGCTGCGCCAGATGCTTCACGAGACCGGACGCAACCCCACGACCCGGATCGAGGTCGAGGACGTCGAGACCGCAGTCGAGCTCGCCGGACGGGGTCTGGCGGACACCATCATCCCGCGCGGCGCGGTCGACCAGCTGCTCCCGCGTCTGGCCCCCGACGCCGGCTTCGTCAGCCTGCGCCCCCGGCAGTACGACACGCTCGCCATCGTGCACCGTGCCGGCGCGGTCCTCAGCCCGGCGGCGCAGCTGATGATCGAGCTGGCCACGGCACGGATCCGGTCCATCGCCGAACCGGTCGCCCCGCGCTGA
- a CDS encoding FtsK/SpoIIIE domain-containing protein, producing the protein MRVTIDVDGTPHDVELAQAAGTATLADLVEQVCGQLLAAADEVWVDERKHAASDRLADVTLLEGSRVGRDPLSRTTPVTSWTATVSGGLDAGRVVPLPRQRALTIGRAPLADITVDSPSTSWNHASLTLEEDGVRVRDVGSTNGTVVEGERVATLAELEAAAAAEAEEAAKAEKTGVAAKVSGLRRKDEETEEPEPIVDGVLVTEEAVVLVGGAAITLRRKPAEPLAPAPGSLNNVTPSGTAPFNRPPRPGRPPAPEEITPPVKKDDPPPSRFPLATVIGPLVLAVAMVFVLGNAKFALIAGLSPILGIGTYYEQKRRRTKEIEEEETRFAEALETFASDIAEAAAAERARRRAELPDPATTIRRAALPSTLMWQRRFSADDFLKLNAGVGDVGWAPPIDDSSNGKRLHDAAKKTIRASILGSAPVEVDLGNAGVVGIVGDREGALAVARSLVAQAAVHVGPADLTIGVFCDRGRDADWSWTQWLPHSRRLGDSAGGHWLSDDRSRSEAMLRGLRDNVDRQPTPAVLLVLDSDVLLEGRNAPARTLLGHGRRISSTSPINPNQREVHVAGIVVASSHEQLPSSCTVVLEVQPDALGTATRPDDLTTVDDVVLAGLDLPTARRCALDLARFDDPELVVPGAALPSMVRLPPLLGIEEISREAIRESWRTSTRIKAPIGVGETGGFELDLVRDGPHGLVGGTTGSGKSEFLRSLVAGLAARTDPTRLTFILIDFKGGAAFAACERLPHTIGTVSNLDAQLADRAIRALEAEMRYRQEMFAAAGEGVDNLDAYLATNPAEPMPRLLLVVDEFAMLAKEYPDVLSSLVSVGAVGRTLGVHMILATQRPAGVVNDDILANTNLRVALRVQSRDDSSNVIGVPTASAIGRTQMGRAFVKLGQDDITPVQTALVTGRAQAESSTVVEAHPLGFGVTITPEQVEVDDKDAPTDLDLLIDAIVEANDEMGYAPPRPVWPEALGERVELAGPYAPALAEPDPHGPAPLPVVGSVEGGRVLFAISDEPDRQRQIPAAWDLGNGNALMMGIPGSGTSTALATIGLTVCAATSPEDVDLLVMDLGSRDLAPLRDLPHLVGYVGSGAAAREEQVRLLKYVRAELDRRRASSGPYRRLVVLIDGLATLRDEYDDYEGIRLLEGLYRAWTDGPDLGMHFVASTARVKAVPPAIDEVTTQKWLFRLADAYDYSTAGVPAKLAPPPVPGRCVLAETKLQTHVATPAGGLAAAVEAVRGTWSGAQRKATVIGRLPEVVSVADLGVGARIDTEPWLLPVGIAEADLGVAALELWQGEHVMVTGPARSGKSTLLLAMAETIRTAATAAGTPVAIWGVCGRRSPLGDAGLDKVAVGEEDLAALLATARVHRGQLVLLIDDAEQLDDRDQAITGLLDAKLPGLTVIAAGRSDDLRGMYSHWSKTVRKSRCGVLLMPNVDFDGDLLGVSSLPRKAPVALTVGRGYAVSGGAVGLVQTATPTPAPAAGEPAVAG; encoded by the coding sequence GTGCGCGTGACCATCGACGTCGACGGAACCCCCCACGACGTGGAGCTGGCGCAGGCCGCCGGCACGGCGACCCTCGCCGACCTCGTCGAGCAGGTCTGCGGCCAGCTGCTCGCCGCGGCCGACGAGGTGTGGGTCGACGAGCGGAAGCACGCCGCGAGCGACCGGCTCGCCGACGTGACCCTGCTCGAGGGCTCCCGCGTCGGTCGGGACCCGCTGTCGCGGACCACGCCGGTCACCTCCTGGACCGCGACGGTCTCCGGCGGCCTCGACGCCGGCCGCGTGGTGCCCCTCCCGCGCCAGCGTGCGCTGACCATCGGCCGGGCGCCGCTGGCCGACATCACCGTGGACTCCCCGAGCACCTCGTGGAACCACGCCAGCCTGACCCTGGAGGAGGACGGCGTCCGCGTGCGCGACGTCGGCTCCACCAACGGCACCGTCGTCGAGGGCGAGCGCGTCGCGACCCTCGCCGAGCTCGAGGCCGCGGCCGCCGCGGAGGCGGAGGAGGCGGCGAAGGCCGAGAAGACCGGGGTGGCCGCCAAGGTCTCCGGCCTGCGCCGCAAGGACGAGGAGACCGAGGAGCCGGAGCCGATCGTCGACGGGGTCCTGGTCACCGAGGAGGCCGTGGTGCTCGTCGGTGGCGCCGCCATCACGCTGCGCCGCAAGCCCGCGGAGCCACTGGCCCCCGCGCCCGGCTCGCTGAACAACGTCACCCCCTCGGGCACCGCGCCGTTCAACCGCCCGCCCCGTCCGGGCCGCCCGCCGGCACCGGAGGAGATCACCCCGCCGGTGAAGAAGGACGACCCGCCCCCGAGCCGCTTCCCGCTGGCCACCGTGATCGGGCCGCTCGTGCTGGCCGTCGCCATGGTCTTCGTCCTGGGCAACGCCAAGTTCGCCCTGATCGCCGGCCTGAGCCCGATCCTCGGGATCGGCACCTACTACGAGCAGAAGCGGCGCCGTACGAAGGAGATCGAGGAGGAGGAGACGCGCTTCGCCGAGGCGCTGGAGACCTTCGCGTCCGACATCGCCGAGGCGGCCGCCGCGGAGCGGGCCCGCCGCCGGGCCGAGCTGCCCGACCCGGCCACGACGATCCGGCGGGCCGCGCTGCCCTCGACCCTGATGTGGCAGCGCCGGTTCTCGGCCGACGACTTCCTCAAGCTCAACGCCGGCGTGGGTGACGTCGGGTGGGCCCCGCCCATCGACGACTCCTCCAACGGCAAGCGACTCCACGACGCCGCCAAGAAGACCATCCGGGCCAGCATCCTCGGCTCCGCACCCGTCGAGGTCGACCTCGGCAACGCCGGCGTGGTCGGCATCGTCGGCGACCGCGAGGGCGCGCTCGCCGTCGCCCGCAGCCTGGTCGCCCAGGCCGCGGTGCACGTCGGCCCCGCCGACCTGACGATCGGCGTCTTCTGCGACCGGGGCCGCGACGCCGACTGGTCCTGGACGCAGTGGCTCCCGCACAGCCGCCGGCTCGGCGACTCCGCCGGCGGGCACTGGCTCTCCGACGACCGCAGCCGCAGCGAGGCCATGCTGCGCGGCCTGCGCGACAACGTCGACCGGCAGCCCACGCCGGCCGTCCTGCTCGTCCTCGACTCCGACGTGCTCCTGGAGGGCCGCAACGCCCCCGCCCGCACGCTGCTCGGCCACGGGCGCCGGATCAGCTCGACCAGCCCGATCAACCCCAACCAGCGCGAGGTCCACGTCGCCGGGATCGTCGTGGCGTCCTCCCACGAGCAGCTGCCGTCGTCGTGCACGGTCGTGCTCGAGGTGCAGCCCGACGCCCTCGGCACCGCCACCCGCCCCGACGACCTCACCACCGTCGACGACGTCGTCCTGGCCGGCCTCGACCTGCCCACGGCACGTCGCTGCGCGCTCGACCTGGCCCGCTTCGACGACCCCGAGCTGGTCGTGCCGGGCGCGGCGCTGCCCTCGATGGTGCGCCTGCCCCCGCTGCTGGGCATCGAGGAGATCAGCCGCGAGGCGATCCGGGAGAGCTGGCGCACCTCGACCCGGATCAAGGCGCCGATCGGCGTCGGCGAGACCGGGGGCTTCGAGCTCGACCTCGTCCGCGACGGGCCGCACGGCCTGGTCGGCGGGACCACCGGCTCAGGGAAGAGCGAGTTCCTGCGCTCCCTGGTCGCGGGGCTGGCGGCGCGGACCGACCCGACCCGGCTCACCTTCATCCTGATCGACTTCAAGGGCGGCGCGGCGTTCGCGGCCTGCGAGCGGCTGCCCCACACGATCGGCACGGTCAGCAACCTCGACGCCCAGCTCGCCGACCGCGCGATCCGGGCCCTCGAGGCTGAGATGCGCTACCGCCAGGAGATGTTCGCGGCCGCGGGGGAGGGCGTGGACAACCTCGACGCCTACCTGGCCACCAACCCCGCCGAGCCGATGCCGCGGCTGCTGCTGGTCGTCGACGAGTTCGCGATGCTGGCCAAGGAGTACCCCGACGTGCTGTCCTCCCTGGTCAGCGTCGGTGCCGTCGGTCGTACGCTCGGGGTGCACATGATCCTGGCCACCCAGCGCCCCGCCGGCGTCGTGAACGACGACATCCTGGCCAACACCAACCTGCGCGTGGCGCTGCGCGTGCAGAGCCGCGACGACTCCAGCAACGTGATCGGGGTGCCCACCGCCTCCGCCATCGGACGCACCCAGATGGGTCGCGCGTTCGTGAAGCTCGGCCAGGACGACATCACCCCGGTCCAGACGGCGCTCGTCACGGGCCGCGCCCAGGCCGAGTCGTCCACGGTCGTCGAGGCGCACCCGCTCGGCTTCGGGGTCACCATCACCCCCGAGCAGGTCGAGGTCGACGACAAGGACGCCCCGACCGACCTGGACCTGCTGATCGACGCGATCGTGGAGGCCAACGACGAGATGGGGTACGCCCCGCCGCGCCCGGTGTGGCCCGAGGCGCTGGGCGAGCGCGTGGAGCTCGCCGGGCCGTACGCCCCGGCGCTCGCCGAGCCGGACCCGCACGGCCCGGCGCCGCTGCCGGTGGTCGGCTCCGTCGAGGGCGGGCGGGTGCTGTTCGCGATCTCGGACGAGCCCGACCGCCAGCGCCAGATCCCCGCCGCGTGGGACCTCGGCAACGGCAACGCGCTGATGATGGGCATCCCGGGCAGCGGCACCAGCACCGCGCTCGCGACGATCGGCCTGACCGTCTGCGCCGCCACCTCGCCCGAGGACGTCGACCTGCTGGTGATGGACCTCGGGAGCCGCGACCTCGCCCCGCTCCGCGACCTGCCCCACCTCGTGGGGTACGTCGGCTCCGGCGCCGCCGCCCGCGAGGAGCAGGTGCGCCTGCTGAAGTACGTCCGGGCCGAGCTGGACCGCCGGCGCGCGTCGAGCGGGCCGTACCGTCGCCTGGTCGTGCTCATCGACGGCCTGGCCACCCTGCGTGACGAGTACGACGACTACGAGGGCATCCGGCTCCTCGAGGGCCTCTACCGCGCCTGGACCGACGGCCCCGACCTCGGCATGCACTTCGTGGCCAGCACCGCGCGGGTCAAGGCGGTGCCGCCGGCGATCGACGAGGTCACCACGCAGAAGTGGCTCTTCCGCCTCGCCGACGCCTACGACTACTCGACCGCGGGGGTGCCGGCCAAGCTCGCGCCGCCGCCGGTCCCCGGCCGCTGCGTGCTGGCCGAGACCAAGCTCCAGACCCACGTGGCCACCCCGGCCGGGGGCCTGGCGGCCGCCGTCGAGGCCGTGCGCGGCACCTGGTCGGGCGCGCAGCGCAAGGCCACCGTGATCGGGCGGCTGCCCGAGGTCGTCTCGGTCGCCGACCTCGGCGTCGGCGCGCGGATCGACACCGAGCCGTGGCTCCTGCCCGTCGGGATCGCCGAGGCCGACCTCGGGGTCGCCGCGCTCGAGCTGTGGCAGGGCGAGCACGTGATGGTCACCGGCCCCGCGCGCAGCGGCAAGTCCACCCTGCTGCTCGCGATGGCCGAGACCATCCGTACGGCGGCCACCGCGGCCGGCACACCGGTCGCGATCTGGGGCGTGTGCGGGCGGCGCTCGCCGCTCGGCGACGCCGGCCTGGACAAGGTGGCCGTGGGCGAGGAGGACCTCGCGGCGCTGCTGGCCACCGCGCGCGTGCACCGCGGCCAGCTGGTCCTGCTCATCGACGACGCCGAGCAGCTCGACGACCGGGACCAGGCGATCACGGGCCTGCTCGACGCCAAGCTGCCCGGCCTGACCGTGATCGCCGCGGGCCGCTCCGACGACCTGCGCGGGATGTACAGCCACTGGTCCAAGACCGTGCGCAAGTCGCGCTGCGGTGTGCTGCTGATGCCGAACGTCGACTTCGACGGCGACCTGCTGGGCGTCTCCTCGCTGCCGCGCAAGGCGCCGGTCGCGCTCACCGTGGGCCGCGGCTACGCCGTGTCCGGCGGGGCGGTCGGCCTGGTGCAGACCGCCACCCCGACCCCGGCGCCCGCCGCGGGGGAGCCGGCGGTCGCCGGCTGA
- a CDS encoding Fur family transcriptional regulator has product MQPTPEIQQALRGAELRVTRQRAAVLAAVLAHPHADTDTVLRAVRDELPGVSHQAVYDSLHTLTGAGLVRRIQPAGSVSRYEARTGDNHHHVVCRSCGSVADVDCAVGAAPCLTPSEDHGFVIDEAEVVFWGTCGACGAARPT; this is encoded by the coding sequence GTGCAGCCGACCCCCGAGATCCAGCAGGCCCTGCGCGGCGCCGAGCTGCGTGTGACGCGCCAGCGCGCCGCGGTGCTGGCCGCGGTCCTCGCCCACCCGCACGCCGACACCGACACCGTCCTGCGGGCCGTGCGTGACGAGCTGCCCGGGGTGTCCCACCAGGCCGTCTACGACTCCCTGCACACGCTCACCGGCGCCGGCCTGGTGCGTCGCATCCAGCCCGCCGGTTCGGTGTCGCGCTACGAGGCGCGTACCGGTGACAACCACCACCACGTGGTGTGCCGGTCCTGCGGCAGCGTCGCCGACGTCGACTGCGCCGTCGGTGCCGCGCCCTGCCTGACCCCCTCCGAGGACCACGGCTTCGTCATCGACGAGGCCGAGGTCGTCTTCTGGGGCACCTGCGGCGCCTGCGGCGCCGCCCGCCCCACCTGA
- a CDS encoding pyrophosphorylase encodes MSDRVLSSATAKSAIQQMSSIINGGLTDQINQLDTKGQQLSDPNNWDGPLAERFRSATWPETKAALDKAKTELEELRVQLDQISQNIMTAGGGA; translated from the coding sequence GTGTCCGACCGCGTTCTCTCCTCCGCCACCGCCAAGTCCGCCATCCAGCAGATGTCCTCGATCATCAACGGCGGCCTGACCGACCAGATCAACCAGCTCGACACCAAGGGCCAGCAGCTCTCCGACCCCAACAACTGGGACGGCCCCCTGGCCGAGCGGTTCCGCTCCGCGACCTGGCCCGAGACCAAGGCGGCCCTGGACAAGGCCAAGACCGAGCTCGAGGAGCTGCGCGTGCAGCTGGACCAGATCAGCCAGAACATCATGACCGCCGGCGGCGGCGCCTGA